One part of the uncultured Bacteroides sp. genome encodes these proteins:
- a CDS encoding TlpA disulfide reductase family protein, which translates to MKYVKWLFVVLLITSLTSFVGKDKPTGGLNIGDVAPDFSFRTTLKNHQLNLKGLKGQYVLINFWASYDAQSRMQNVSLNNAIRDSFKKVKFVSISFDEYQSVFKETVRKDQIASLVCFVDTKGETSEIFKEYSLDRGFSSYLLDENGVIIAKNISAPELSSFIN; encoded by the coding sequence ATGAAGTATGTAAAGTGGCTTTTTGTTGTATTATTAATCACTTCCTTGACTTCTTTTGTTGGAAAAGACAAACCCACTGGCGGTTTGAACATTGGAGACGTAGCTCCCGATTTTAGTTTCAGAACTACTCTCAAAAATCATCAACTTAATTTGAAAGGCCTTAAAGGTCAGTATGTGCTAATTAACTTTTGGGCTAGTTATGATGCACAATCCAGAATGCAAAATGTTAGTTTAAACAATGCAATCAGAGATTCTTTCAAAAAAGTTAAATTTGTTTCTATCTCGTTTGATGAATATCAGTCGGTATTTAAGGAAACAGTACGGAAAGATCAAATAGCATCACTTGTTTGTTTCGTAGATACAAAAGGTGAAACCTCTGAAATCTTTAAAGAATATAGCTTGGATAGAGGTTTTAGTAGCTATTTATTAGATGAAAATGGTGTAATTATAGCCAAAAACATCTCTGCACCTGAACTCTCTTCTTTTATAAATTAA
- the serB gene encoding phosphoserine phosphatase SerB: MNESATELILIRITGEDRPGLTASVTEILAKYDVTILDIGQADIHNTLSLGILFKTEEHHSGFIMKELLFKASSLGITIRFYPISVEEYENWVNMQGKNRYILTLLGRKLSATQISAVTRIVSDQGMNIDAIKRLTGRIPLDEQKANIRSCIELSVRGNPKNQEEMQAKLLKLSGELDMDYSFQLDNMYRRMRRLICFDMDSTLIETEVIDELAMKAGVGDEVKAITESAMRGEIDFTESFRRRVALLKGLDESVMKDIAEKLPITEGVDRLMFVLKRYGYKIAILSGGFTYFGNYLKQKYGIDYVYANELEIIDGKLTGSYLGDVVDGKRKAELLRLIAQVENVDIAQTIAVGDGANDLPMLGIAGLGIAYHAKPKVKQNAKQSINTIGLDGVLYFLGFKDSYLDEQGKL; encoded by the coding sequence ATGAATGAATCAGCAACAGAATTGATATTAATACGTATTACTGGCGAAGACCGTCCTGGCCTTACAGCTTCTGTTACAGAAATATTAGCTAAATACGACGTAACTATTCTAGATATTGGTCAGGCCGATATCCACAATACGCTATCACTAGGGATTCTTTTCAAAACAGAGGAACACCATTCCGGCTTTATTATGAAAGAGCTTTTATTTAAAGCCTCTTCTTTAGGTATTACTATCCGTTTTTATCCTATTTCTGTTGAGGAATATGAGAACTGGGTAAATATGCAAGGAAAAAACCGATACATATTAACTCTTTTAGGTAGAAAACTTTCTGCAACCCAAATTTCTGCAGTTACAAGAATTGTCTCTGATCAAGGTATGAATATTGATGCCATTAAGAGATTAACAGGCCGTATTCCTCTCGATGAGCAAAAGGCAAATATACGTTCATGTATTGAGCTCTCAGTTCGTGGAAATCCTAAAAATCAGGAAGAGATGCAAGCTAAACTCTTGAAATTATCAGGTGAGCTGGATATGGACTATTCGTTTCAGTTAGATAATATGTATCGTAGGATGCGCCGCTTAATATGTTTTGATATGGACTCTACACTTATAGAAACAGAAGTAATAGACGAACTTGCAATGAAAGCTGGTGTTGGCGATGAAGTTAAAGCTATTACAGAAAGTGCAATGCGTGGCGAGATTGACTTTACGGAAAGTTTTCGCAGAAGAGTTGCATTACTGAAAGGTCTGGATGAATCGGTAATGAAAGATATTGCAGAGAAGTTACCAATTACTGAAGGTGTTGATCGTCTTATGTTTGTTTTAAAACGCTACGGATATAAAATAGCAATTCTGTCTGGTGGATTTACCTATTTTGGAAATTACTTGAAACAGAAATATGGTATTGATTATGTTTATGCTAACGAATTAGAGATAATCGATGGAAAACTTACCGGAAGCTATTTAGGAGATGTTGTTGATGGTAAACGAAAAGCAGAATTATTAAGATTGATTGCTCAGGTAGAAAATGTAGATATAGCACAAACTATAGCTGTTGGTGATGGAGCTAACGATCTTCCAATGCTAGGTATTGCAGGATTAGGTATTGCTTATCATGCAAAACCAAAAGTAAAACAGAATGCAAAACAGTCAATTAACACGATTGGACTGGATGGCGTTTTGTATTTCTTAGGTTTTAAAGATTCCTATTTGGACGAACAGGGTAAATTGTAA
- a CDS encoding DEAD/DEAH box helicase, with amino-acid sequence MKFSELNLNDTVLQALDAMNFDECTPVQENAIPVILEGRDLIAVAQTGTGKTAAFLLPILNKLSQEKHPEDAINCIIMSPTRELAQQIDQQMEGFSYFMPVSSVAVYGGSDGIQFEQQKKGLALGADVVIATPGRLLSHLSLGYVDLSRVSYFVLDEADRMLDMGFYDDIMQVVKLMPIERQTIMFSATMPANIQKLANNILNNPVEIKLAVSKPAEKIIQAAYVCYENQKLDIIQSLFIDEVPEKAIIFASSKLKVKEVTKSLKRLKLNVGEMHSDLDQSQREFIMREFKNGRINILVATDIVSRGIDIDDIRLVVNYDVPHDSEDYVHRIGRTARANNDGVAITFVNEKEQTAFKSIEDFLEKTIYKIPVPEELGEAPEYNPRSHNRKSNFKGKKKFSGKRKDK; translated from the coding sequence ATGAAATTTTCTGAACTTAATTTAAATGACACAGTGCTTCAGGCGCTTGATGCCATGAACTTTGATGAATGTACACCTGTGCAAGAGAACGCTATACCCGTTATACTTGAAGGTAGAGACTTAATTGCTGTTGCACAGACTGGTACAGGTAAAACTGCTGCTTTTTTACTTCCAATTCTAAATAAACTTTCACAGGAGAAACATCCTGAAGATGCAATAAACTGCATTATAATGTCTCCTACTCGTGAGTTAGCTCAGCAGATTGACCAGCAAATGGAGGGCTTTTCATATTTTATGCCGGTTTCCAGCGTTGCTGTATATGGAGGAAGTGATGGAATTCAGTTTGAACAGCAAAAAAAGGGATTGGCATTAGGTGCAGATGTTGTGATTGCTACTCCCGGGCGTCTTTTAAGTCATTTAAGTTTAGGATATGTAGATTTATCACGCGTTTCTTATTTTGTTCTCGATGAAGCAGATCGTATGCTTGATATGGGATTTTACGACGACATTATGCAAGTTGTCAAGTTAATGCCAATAGAGCGACAAACAATTATGTTTTCTGCAACTATGCCAGCCAATATTCAAAAATTGGCAAACAATATCTTAAATAATCCTGTTGAAATTAAGCTTGCTGTTTCAAAGCCAGCTGAAAAAATTATTCAGGCAGCTTATGTATGTTACGAAAATCAGAAATTAGATATTATACAAAGTCTTTTTATAGATGAAGTACCAGAAAAAGCTATTATTTTCGCATCCTCAAAGCTTAAAGTTAAAGAGGTTACAAAATCTTTGAAAAGATTAAAGCTAAATGTAGGTGAAATGCATTCAGACTTAGACCAATCTCAACGCGAGTTTATTATGCGTGAATTTAAAAATGGTCGAATAAATATTTTAGTAGCTACTGATATTGTATCCCGAGGTATTGATATTGACGATATAAGATTGGTAGTAAACTATGATGTGCCTCACGATTCTGAGGATTATGTACATCGTATTGGACGTACTGCACGTGCTAATAATGATGGAGTTGCTATCACTTTTGTCAATGAGAAGGAGCAAACTGCATTTAAATCAATTGAAGATTTCTTAGAAAAAACAATTTATAAGATTCCTGTTCCTGAAGAATTAGGTGAGGCTCCTGAATATAACCCACGTTCACATAATAGAAAAAGTAATTTCAAAGGCAAGAAAAAGTTTTCAGGAAAGAGAAAAGATAAATAA
- a CDS encoding DUF4296 domain-containing protein: MMNHKLNNFFVGFVLLSCIGLSSCKKKMPADVLSKGEMEDVLVDYHLAKSMAANLPPEEHYKQALYMNYVFEKYGITEEAFDHSLEWYSRNTEDFVKIYDEVTKRLTSEKEDITNLIASSGENEQQQSQTGDTVNVWHKQKLYKLTQSAATNKFFFTIYPDSNYKEKDIILWSIRCSFVSAKQHPQDAVMSLNIKYSTDSIISETRNLRHSGMYNIRIQNDSACKIKEIKGFVYYDQLSHFSKDALIIDKIALTRYHVKKDTKSMTKMSPINKVDSLKKDTATKHEVMQNTQPMVIDSVNKIDIRTSGPRRKSKKNVSNDMRNINNQPTQQPRIR; the protein is encoded by the coding sequence ATGATGAACCACAAACTAAATAATTTTTTTGTAGGGTTTGTTCTTCTTTCTTGCATTGGATTATCCTCTTGTAAAAAGAAAATGCCTGCTGATGTGCTTTCTAAAGGTGAAATGGAAGATGTTTTGGTAGATTATCATTTAGCCAAATCAATGGCTGCAAATTTGCCACCTGAAGAACATTATAAGCAAGCGCTGTATATGAATTATGTTTTTGAAAAATATGGCATAACAGAGGAAGCTTTTGATCATTCGCTTGAATGGTATTCCCGGAATACAGAGGACTTTGTGAAAATTTACGATGAAGTTACTAAAAGACTAACTTCTGAAAAAGAGGATATCACTAATTTAATAGCTTCAAGCGGTGAAAATGAACAACAACAGTCGCAGACCGGAGATACTGTAAACGTATGGCACAAACAAAAACTTTATAAGTTAACCCAGTCTGCAGCTACAAATAAGTTCTTCTTTACCATCTATCCTGATAGCAATTACAAAGAGAAAGATATTATTTTATGGAGTATCAGATGCTCATTTGTTTCAGCAAAACAACATCCTCAAGATGCTGTTATGTCATTGAATATTAAATATAGCACTGATTCAATTATTTCTGAAACAAGAAATCTCAGACATTCTGGTATGTACAACATACGAATTCAAAATGATTCTGCTTGCAAAATAAAGGAGATCAAAGGATTTGTTTATTACGATCAGCTTAGTCATTTCTCTAAAGATGCTTTAATAATCGATAAGATAGCATTAACAAGGTACCATGTGAAGAAGGATACCAAATCAATGACTAAGATGTCGCCAATTAATAAAGTTGATTCACTAAAGAAGGATACAGCTACTAAGCATGAAGTTATGCAGAATACGCAACCTATGGTTATTGATTCTGTTAACAAAATAGATATCAGAACATCGGGCCCTCGTCGTAAAAGCAAGAAGAATGTAAGCAACGATATGCGTAATATAAATAATCAACCTACGCAGCAACCGAGAATTAGATAA
- a CDS encoding lipoprotein signal peptidase — translation MKIKITKGQISVLIIISVLVIDQIIKILVKTGMYLHENIRVCGDWFYIYFTENNGMAFGMELFGKLFLTSFRIIAVSLIGYYIVKVVKKNYKTGYIVCLSMILAGALGNIIDSIFYGVIFSASVPENYINASLATFMPEGGGYSSLLHGKVVDMFYFPIIDTTWPSWIPFVGGEHFIFFSPIFNFADASISCGIVALLLFYSKYLNEGHSTKKEVINNDEPQTK, via the coding sequence ATGAAAATAAAAATTACGAAAGGACAGATATCTGTTCTGATTATAATTTCTGTACTTGTAATTGACCAAATAATAAAGATCCTCGTAAAAACAGGAATGTATTTACATGAAAATATTCGTGTTTGCGGGGATTGGTTTTACATTTATTTTACTGAAAATAATGGAATGGCTTTCGGAATGGAATTGTTCGGAAAGCTATTTCTTACATCATTCAGAATCATTGCTGTATCATTAATTGGTTATTATATAGTTAAGGTTGTTAAGAAGAACTACAAAACTGGCTATATAGTATGTCTTTCTATGATACTTGCCGGAGCATTAGGAAATATCATTGACAGCATATTTTATGGAGTAATTTTTAGTGCAAGTGTTCCTGAAAATTATATCAATGCTTCATTGGCTACATTTATGCCTGAAGGTGGTGGTTATTCTTCCTTGCTTCATGGTAAGGTAGTAGACATGTTTTATTTCCCAATAATTGATACAACATGGCCTAGCTGGATTCCGTTTGTTGGCGGTGAACATTTCATATTTTTCAGTCCTATATTTAATTTTGCCGATGCTTCCATTAGTTGCGGTATAGTAGCTCTTCTTCTCTTTTATAGTAAATATCTGAATGAAGGTCATTCTACTAAAAAAGAAGTAATTAATAATGATGAACCACAAACTAAATAA
- a CDS encoding TraR/DksA C4-type zinc finger protein — MAEKTRYSDVELDEFRAIIKEKLEKAQLDYDQLKLSIMNQDGNDIIDTSPTYKVLEEGANTLSKEEVGRLALRQQKFIQSLQAALVRIENKTYGICRETGKLIPAERLRAVPHATLSIEAKNDGKK; from the coding sequence ATGGCAGAAAAGACGAGATACTCTGATGTGGAATTGGATGAATTCCGCGCTATAATAAAGGAAAAACTTGAAAAAGCTCAACTTGATTACGATCAGCTTAAGTTAAGCATCATGAATCAGGATGGTAATGATATAATTGATACATCACCAACATACAAAGTCCTGGAAGAAGGAGCAAATACTTTGTCTAAAGAAGAAGTAGGACGATTGGCTTTAAGACAGCAAAAATTTATTCAAAGTCTTCAGGCTGCATTGGTGCGTATTGAAAATAAAACATATGGTATCTGTCGTGAAACAGGAAAATTAATTCCTGCAGAACGATTGCGCGCTGTGCCTCATGCAACATTGAGCATTGAAGCTAAAAATGACGGAAAAAAATAA
- the ileS gene encoding isoleucine--tRNA ligase has protein sequence MSKRFTEYSQFDLSQVNKDVLKKWDENGVFAKSMTEREGCPSFVFFEGPPSANGMPGIHHVMARSIKDIFCRYKTMKGFQVKRKAGWDTHGLPVELGVEKALGITKEDIGKSISVAEYNAACRKDVMKFTKEWEDLTHKMGYWVDMNDPYITYDNRYIETLWWLLKQLYKKDLLYKGYTIQPYSPAAGTGLSSHELNQPGCYRDVKDTTVVAQFKMKNPKAEMAAWGTPYFMAWTTTPWTLPSNTALCVGPNIAYVAVQSYNSYTGEPITVVLAKDLVSAHFNSKAAELNLEDYKVGDKLIPFKVIAEYKGADLVGMEYEQLMPWVNPGEGAFRVIPGDYVTTEDGTGIVHIAPTFGADDARVAKAAGIPPLQLVNKKGELRPMVDLTGKFYTLDELDETFVKEKVNVKLYREYAGRFVKNDYDPNLTEKDETLDVSLCMMMKAANLAFKIEKHVHNYPHCWRTDKPVLYYPLDSWFIKSTACKERMMELNKTINWKPESTGTGRFGKWLENLNDWNLSRSRYWGTPLPIWRSEDNSAEICIESVEQLYNEIEKSIKAGFMKENPYKGFEAGIYTKDNYDKIDLHRPYVDDIILVSEDGKPMKRESDLIDVWFDSGAMPYAQIHYPFENKELLDNREVYPADFIAEGVDQTRGWFFTLHAIASMIFDNVAYKAVISNGLVLDKNGNKMSKRLGNAVDPFSTIEKYGSDPLRWYMITNSSPWDNLKFDVEGIEEVRRKFFGTLYNTYSFFSLYANVDNFAYQETDIPVNERPEIDRWILSVLNSLIKEVDTCYNEYEPTKAGRLISDFVNDNLSNWYVRLNRKRFWGGEYTQDKLSAYQTLYTCLEAVAKLMAPIAPFYADRLYTDLVNATGRDNVVSVHLAKFPEFNSNLIDKDLEARMQMAQDVTSMVLALRRKVSIKVRQPLQCIMIPVVDEEQKAHIEAVKSLIMNEVNVKEIKFVDETAGVLVKKVKCDFKKLGPKFGKQMKAVAAQVAEMSQDAIAELERNGKYTLMIDGNEAILDATDVEIFSEDIPGWLVANEGKLTVALEVTITEDLRKEGIARELVNRIQNIRKSSGFEITDKIKITLSKNEQTDDAVNEYNSYICNQVLSNSLILADNVTDATELNFDDFSLFVNVVKE, from the coding sequence ATGAGTAAGAGATTTACTGAATATTCTCAGTTTGACCTCTCGCAGGTAAACAAAGATGTACTAAAGAAATGGGATGAAAACGGTGTTTTCGCCAAAAGTATGACAGAACGTGAAGGCTGTCCTTCGTTTGTGTTTTTTGAAGGACCTCCATCGGCTAATGGTATGCCGGGTATTCACCACGTAATGGCTCGTTCCATTAAGGATATTTTCTGTCGCTACAAAACAATGAAAGGTTTTCAGGTTAAACGTAAAGCCGGATGGGATACTCACGGACTTCCTGTAGAACTTGGTGTTGAAAAGGCTTTAGGCATTACAAAGGAGGATATTGGAAAATCTATTTCTGTAGCAGAATATAACGCAGCTTGCCGTAAGGATGTGATGAAGTTTACTAAAGAATGGGAAGACTTGACTCACAAAATGGGATATTGGGTGGACATGAATGACCCATACATTACTTACGATAACCGCTATATTGAAACTCTTTGGTGGCTATTAAAGCAACTATACAAAAAAGACTTATTATATAAAGGATATACTATTCAGCCATATTCTCCGGCTGCAGGCACTGGTTTAAGTTCTCACGAATTGAACCAACCAGGTTGTTATCGCGATGTAAAAGATACAACTGTGGTTGCTCAGTTTAAGATGAAGAATCCTAAAGCAGAAATGGCTGCATGGGGAACTCCTTATTTCATGGCATGGACTACAACTCCATGGACTTTGCCTTCAAATACGGCACTTTGTGTAGGACCAAATATCGCTTATGTGGCTGTTCAGTCATATAATTCTTATACAGGCGAGCCTATTACTGTAGTTTTGGCTAAAGACTTGGTTAGTGCGCACTTTAATTCTAAAGCTGCCGAACTGAATCTTGAAGATTACAAAGTAGGAGATAAGCTGATTCCATTTAAGGTTATTGCTGAATACAAAGGTGCTGATCTTGTTGGTATGGAGTACGAACAACTTATGCCTTGGGTAAATCCGGGTGAAGGCGCTTTCCGTGTAATCCCTGGTGATTATGTAACAACAGAAGACGGTACAGGTATCGTTCACATTGCTCCAACATTTGGTGCCGACGATGCTCGCGTTGCAAAAGCAGCAGGTATTCCTCCATTGCAACTGGTAAACAAAAAAGGTGAGCTTCGCCCAATGGTGGATCTTACTGGTAAATTCTATACTTTAGATGAACTTGACGAAACTTTTGTAAAAGAGAAAGTTAACGTTAAACTATATAGAGAATATGCAGGCCGTTTTGTGAAGAATGACTATGATCCTAATCTTACAGAAAAAGATGAAACACTGGATGTAAGTCTCTGTATGATGATGAAGGCTGCCAATCTTGCATTCAAGATTGAAAAGCATGTGCACAATTATCCTCACTGTTGGCGTACTGATAAACCTGTACTTTATTATCCATTGGATAGCTGGTTTATCAAATCAACTGCTTGCAAAGAGCGCATGATGGAGCTTAACAAGACTATCAACTGGAAACCGGAATCAACCGGAACCGGTCGTTTTGGTAAATGGTTGGAAAACCTTAATGACTGGAACCTTAGCCGTTCTCGTTACTGGGGAACTCCGCTTCCAATCTGGCGTTCAGAAGATAATTCGGCAGAAATTTGTATTGAATCTGTTGAGCAATTATATAACGAGATAGAGAAATCTATCAAGGCTGGCTTTATGAAGGAAAATCCTTATAAAGGATTCGAGGCTGGTATTTATACAAAGGATAATTACGATAAGATTGATTTGCACCGTCCTTATGTGGATGATATTATCCTCGTGTCAGAAGATGGCAAACCAATGAAACGTGAAAGTGATCTTATTGACGTTTGGTTCGATTCTGGTGCTATGCCTTATGCACAGATTCACTATCCGTTCGAAAATAAAGAATTACTTGACAACCGTGAAGTTTATCCGGCAGATTTCATTGCAGAAGGTGTTGACCAGACTCGTGGATGGTTCTTTACTCTGCATGCAATTGCTTCTATGATATTTGATAATGTAGCTTATAAAGCTGTAATATCAAATGGATTGGTACTTGACAAGAATGGTAATAAGATGTCTAAACGTTTAGGTAATGCTGTAGATCCATTCTCAACAATAGAGAAATATGGTTCAGATCCTTTGCGTTGGTACATGATTACTAACTCATCTCCATGGGATAACCTGAAATTTGATGTTGAAGGAATTGAAGAAGTGCGCCGTAAGTTCTTCGGTACATTATACAACACTTATTCATTCTTCTCATTATATGCAAATGTAGATAACTTTGCTTATCAGGAAACTGATATTCCGGTAAATGAACGTCCGGAAATTGACCGTTGGATATTATCTGTACTTAACTCTCTAATCAAGGAAGTTGATACTTGCTACAATGAATACGAGCCAACAAAGGCAGGACGTTTGATCTCTGACTTTGTAAACGATAACTTATCTAACTGGTACGTTCGCCTTAACCGTAAACGTTTCTGGGGAGGTGAATATACTCAGGATAAACTTTCTGCATATCAAACTCTTTATACTTGTCTTGAAGCAGTAGCTAAATTAATGGCGCCAATCGCTCCATTCTACGCAGATAGATTATACACTGACTTGGTCAATGCAACCGGTCGCGACAATGTTGTTTCCGTTCACCTTGCTAAATTCCCTGAATTTAATTCAAATCTTATAGATAAGGATTTGGAAGCAAGAATGCAGATGGCTCAGGATGTAACTTCAATGGTACTGGCTTTACGTCGTAAGGTAAGCATCAAAGTCCGCCAACCGCTTCAATGTATTATGATTCCGGTAGTGGACGAAGAACAAAAAGCTCATATTGAAGCCGTGAAATCACTCATTATGAATGAAGTGAACGTCAAAGAAATCAAGTTTGTAGACGAAACAGCTGGTGTATTGGTGAAGAAAGTAAAATGCGACTTCAAGAAGCTTGGACCAAAATTCGGTAAACAAATGAAAGCCGTTGCTGCTCAGGTTGCAGAAATGTCTCAGGATGCAATTGCCGAACTGGAAAGAAATGGTAAATATACTTTGATGATTGATGGCAATGAAGCCATTCTTGATGCAACAGACGTAGAAATCTTCAGTGAAGACATTCCGGGATGGTTGGTTGCTAATGAAGGAAAACTAACTGTAGCACTTGAAGTTACAATTACTGAGGATTTGCGTAAAGAGGGTATTGCCCGAGAATTAGTAAACCGTATTCAGAATATTCGTAAATCAAGTGGGTTTGAAATTACTGATAAAATAAAAATTACATTATCTAAAAATGAACAGACAGATGATGCGGTAAATGAATATAATTCTTATATTTGTAACCAAGTATTGTCTAATTCTCTCATTTTAGCTGATAATGTAACAGACGCGACAGAATTGAATTTTGACGATTTCTCTCTATTTGTAAATGTAGTAAAAGAATAA
- a CDS encoding peroxiredoxin, which produces MRSLIGKKAPKFTASAVVDGNKIVNDFSLAQYEGNKYVVLFFYPMDFTFVCPTELHAFQEKLEEFEKRDVAVVGCSVDSEYSHLAWLNTPKRNGGIQGVKYPIVSDFSKSISEKFGVLAGAYAPDENGDWVCNGAPVAYRGLFLIDKAGVIRHCVINDLPLGRSVDEALRVVDALQHFEEFGEVCPANWSKGKDALKATDEGVSDYLSNH; this is translated from the coding sequence ATGAGATCACTAATTGGAAAAAAGGCACCTAAGTTTACTGCTTCAGCAGTTGTAGACGGAAATAAGATAGTAAATGATTTTTCATTGGCACAATATGAAGGAAATAAATACGTAGTACTTTTCTTCTATCCAATGGACTTTACATTTGTTTGTCCTACGGAATTACATGCATTCCAGGAGAAGCTGGAGGAATTTGAGAAGAGAGATGTAGCGGTAGTAGGTTGTTCTGTAGACTCTGAATACTCACATCTTGCATGGTTAAATACTCCTAAGAGAAATGGTGGAATTCAGGGCGTGAAATATCCTATTGTTTCTGACTTCTCAAAATCGATATCAGAAAAATTCGGAGTACTGGCCGGAGCTTATGCGCCAGATGAAAATGGTGATTGGGTATGTAATGGTGCACCGGTAGCATATCGTGGATTATTCCTAATCGACAAGGCTGGTGTAATAAGACATTGCGTAATCAATGACCTTCCATTAGGACGAAGTGTTGACGAAGCATTAAGAGTAGTAGATGCTCTGCAACATTTTGAAGAATTTGGCGAGGTTTGTCCAGCAAACTGGAGCAAAGGAAAAGATGCACTAAAAGCCACAGATGAAGGCGTTTCAGATTATTTGAGTAATCATTAA
- the fsa gene encoding fructose-6-phosphate aldolase, translating to MKFFIDTANLEQIREANDLGVLDGVTTNPSLMAKEGIKGVENQQKHYIEICNIVDGDVSAEVIATDYEGMIKEGEELAALHPHIVVKVPCIADGIKAIKHFTGKGIRTNCTLVFSPGQALLAAKAGATYVSPFVGRLDDICSDGIDVVRKIVEMYSLYGFKTQVLAASIRHTQHIIQCIEVGADVATCPLSAIKGLLKHPLTDSGLAQFLSDYKKVNG from the coding sequence ATGAAGTTTTTTATTGACACAGCAAATTTGGAACAAATCAGAGAAGCCAATGATCTTGGAGTACTCGATGGAGTGACGACAAACCCTTCACTGATGGCAAAAGAAGGTATTAAAGGAGTAGAGAATCAGCAAAAACACTATATTGAGATTTGCAATATAGTAGATGGTGATGTTAGTGCGGAAGTTATTGCTACGGATTATGAGGGAATGATAAAGGAAGGCGAAGAATTAGCAGCTCTTCATCCGCATATTGTAGTGAAAGTTCCATGCATTGCAGATGGAATAAAAGCCATTAAACACTTTACAGGTAAGGGAATCCGCACAAATTGCACGCTTGTTTTCTCTCCTGGACAAGCTTTATTGGCAGCAAAGGCCGGAGCCACATACGTATCTCCTTTCGTTGGCCGATTGGACGACATCTGTAGCGATGGAATTGATGTTGTACGCAAAATTGTTGAAATGTATTCGCTATACGGATTCAAAACTCAAGTTCTGGCTGCCTCAATAAGACACACACAACACATTATTCAATGTATTGAAGTTGGAGCAGACGTTGCTACTTGTCCATTGAGTGCAATAAAAGGATTACTAAAGCATCCGTTGACAGATAGTGGATTAGCCCAATTCCTTTCTGATTACAAGAAAGTGAATGGATAA
- a CDS encoding response regulator transcription factor, with translation MKTTNKIKVLLVEDEQTLSMIIKDTLEEKEFLITTAKDGEEGLRLFMQVHPDILVADVMMPKIDGFEMVRRIRQTDKTTPVLFLTARSAINDVVEGFELGANDYLKKPFGMQELIVRIKALVRRAFVEEKKNTIFSIGNYSFNSITQQLSFSGSSIELSHRESEILKRFCENKDEVVSTQSLLIELWGDDSFFNSRSLQVFITKLRHKLSKDERIRIINIRGIGYKFIVN, from the coding sequence ATGAAAACAACTAACAAAATCAAAGTATTACTGGTTGAGGACGAGCAAACGCTTTCAATGATTATTAAAGACACGCTAGAGGAAAAGGAGTTTCTTATTACAACAGCCAAAGACGGAGAAGAGGGATTACGCCTTTTTATGCAGGTACATCCGGATATACTGGTAGCCGATGTAATGATGCCAAAGATAGATGGCTTTGAGATGGTGCGTCGCATCCGCCAAACGGACAAAACTACTCCTGTACTTTTTCTTACTGCTCGTTCAGCCATTAATGATGTTGTAGAAGGATTTGAATTAGGTGCTAATGATTATCTGAAAAAGCCTTTTGGAATGCAGGAACTCATTGTCCGGATAAAGGCTTTAGTACGCAGAGCTTTCGTTGAAGAGAAGAAAAACACAATCTTTTCCATTGGTAATTATTCGTTCAATTCTATCACTCAACAACTCTCATTCTCAGGATCTTCTATTGAATTATCTCATCGGGAATCAGAAATATTAAAACGTTTTTGTGAGAATAAAGATGAAGTAGTAAGTACTCAGAGCTTGCTTATTGAACTTTGGGGTGATGATAGTTTCTTTAATTCTCGTAGTCTACAAGTTTTTATTACCAAACTGCGCCATAAACTATCCAAAGACGAAAGAATTCGTATAATAAATATTCGTGGAATTGGATATAAATTTATTGTAAACTAA